CCTGATCCGCCAGCTTGCGCGGCGCTTCCGTGGAGCCCACCGTCACCGCCGCCAGCCCACCCGCGGCCGACAGCCGGCGCTTGAAGAGCAGCGTCTTGCCGTCCGGAGTGAACTGCGCGGTGCTCACCTCGCCCGCCACGTCCTGGAACGGCCCCTGCGGCAGCTTGCCCAGCTTCAGCGTGCCCGCATCCACGAAGGCCACGTGCACACCGTCCGGGGACGGCAGCAGGTAGCTCACCGCCGTGCCCAGTTTCACCGGTGCCGCGGCCATGTCCGCGAGCGCCAGCACGTTCAACTCACCGGACTGCGAAGCCGGGTTGTAGCCCGTCACGTACAACAGGTGCTTCGAGTCCTGGGTGAACAGCAGGCTGCCCGGCACGTTCGTCACGCCGTCGCCCAGCGCGCGCACGTTGCCGCCCGTCACCGGCACGACGTACAGCGAGCCCACCAGCATCTGCGGCGGGATGCCGTCCAGCCGGGGCTTCTGCCCGTTGAGAAGGAACGAGGCGTACTGCCCGTCCGGCGACAGGCGCAGGTCCGCCGCGCGCCCCGGCACGAGCAACTGCCCCTGCCCGCCCACCACCGCAGTGCCCTTCGCCGCGCTACGGACCGTGTCTCCCTGCGCGGCGCTGCGCTGGGAGGGCGCGGCGTTGTCCTCGCCCTTCTTGCACCCCGACACCGCCAGCAGGGCCACCAGGCCCACCATCCCGGTTCGCTTCATGCGCTCGTCTGTCCTTCCGTCTGGGCGACAACGCCCGCGAGTGGCAGCCAGGCCGCCAGGTCCTGCTTCGCCCGCGCCGAGTAGGCCGCGCGCTTGTCCGCCTTCTTCATCCGCCCGGACAGCGGCGGGAACAGGCCGTAGATGACGTTGGTGGGCTGGTGCGGGTGATCCGGCGGGTGCGCTTCCCCGGTGAGGTGCCGGTACAGCGACCCCAGCGCCGTCGTGGCCGGGGGCGGCACGAACGCACCGCCCGTCAGCCGCGCGTGCACCGCCAGCGCCACCATGTAGCCGCACGCCGCGCTCTCCACGTAGCCCTCCACGCCCGTCACCTGTCCCGCGAAGAACACCCGCCGCTCCGTCTTCAACGACAGGTCCTCCGCCAGGAGGCGGGGCGAGTCGATGAACGTGTTGCGGTGGATCTGCCCCATCCGCAGGAAGTCCGCATTCTGGAGGCCCGGGATGCACGTGCTGAAGATGCGCTTCTGTTCACCCCAGGTCAGACGCGTCTGGAAGCCCACCATGTTCCACGCCGTGCCCGCCCGGTCCTCCATGCGCAGCTGCACCACCGCGTACGGATCCTGCCCCGTGCGCGGGTCCTTCAGCCCCACGGGCTTCATGGGCCCGTAGGCCAGCGTGTCGTCGCCGCGCTCGGCCATCACTTCGATGGGCAGACACCCTTCGAAGTATTTCGGTTCCTCGAAGCTGTGCGGCACCACCTTCTGCCCTGCCTTCACCTCCTGGACGAAGCGGTAGTACTCGTCCTTCGTCATGGGCAGGTTGAGGTAGTCATCCCCCCCGCCCTTGCCGTAGCGGCTCTGGCGGAACGCGATGTCCATGTCGATGGAGTCACCGGACAGGATGGGCGCGATGGAGTCGTAGAAGTAGAGCTTCGTGCCCACGTGGCGCTCCAGGTCCGCCGTGAGCGCCTCCGACGTCAGCGGCCCCGTGGCCACCACCACCACGCCGTCCTCCGGCAGCCGCTCCACCTCACCGCCGACAATCTCCACGCCCGCGCCGGACACCAGCCGGGTGGTGATTTCCCGCGAGAAGCCCTCGCGCTCCACCGCCAGCGCGTCGCCCGCGGGCACGCGGTGCAGATCCGCGCTGGAGAGCACCAGCGAACCCAGCGCGCGCAGCTCCGCGTGCAAGAGGCCAATGGCGCTCTCCGGGTTGTCCGAGCGCAACGAGTTGCTGCACACCAGCTCCGCGAGCGTGTCCGACTTGTGCGCCGGGGAGCGCTTGTGCGGCTTCATCTCCCGCAGCACCACCGGCACGCCGCGCCGCGCCAGCTGATACGCGCACTCCGTCCCCGCCAGGCCGCCACCAATCACCGTCACCCGCTGCTGCTTCACGTCCGACATGCATGCCTCCGGGCCCCCTCGTACCGGGCGCCCAAAGGGCCCTGTTAGCAGAGACACCACGCCCTTTCACGTCCGCCCGCCTGCCCTGCGTCCCACCATGCGTGCGGAATGGGAGGTGAGGTTTCCCCACCTGGGATCCAACCCTAGGTTTCTCGCGGTCTTCGCTCGGGACGGGAAGCGTCCGGGCGAGCGCCCTACAACCGCGAATTGGGGATGGGAGTGACGCAGCCATGAGCCGAGCCGACGACTTGTTGAAGATCCGGGGCCTGTTGCAGGAGCGTCGCAGGACGACCGAGACCGCCCAGGCGGGCGCCCGCCGTGAGCTGGCCGCCCTGAAGGATCAGGAGCGCGATCCCGAGTACGAGGAGCAGGCGCAAGCGGAGCTGGCGGACTACACGCTCTCCACGCTGATTGAAGCGCAGCGCCGGGAGATCATGCTCATCGACGCCGCGCTGAGCCGCATGGAGAACGACGTGTTCGGCGAGTGCGTGGACTGCGGCAACGAAATCTCGCTGGACCGGCTGGAGGCCATGCCCTTCGCCATCCGCTGTGAAGAAGACGCCGCCATCCACGAGCAGGAGACGCGGGAGGCCGCGCGCCACGTGGGCAGCCTGTCCCTCTAGCGAAGCCGTTCAAGCGCTCCCCCGTGCGTCCATCCCGCGCGGGGGAGTCGTGCATCCGGCGGCTACTCCGCGTCGCGCTGGAGCACGATGAAGCGGTAGTTCTGCAGCTCGTTCTCGCCCGCCGTGTAGAGCACCGTGAGCAGCAGATCGTACGGGACCATCTTGTCCGCGATGACCGACAGCTCGTGCGTGAAGGGCGCCGCCGGGTTGCGCTCTTCGATGTACTTGAGCTTCGAAACTTCCTTCTTCAGCTGCGCGTCCAGCCCCGCCACCAGGCGCCCCTGAAGCTGGGACTCCGGGATGCGGCCGTCCTTCAGCCGCACCACCTCTTTGTCCCCCACCAGGATGTTCTTGGGGGTGATGGTGATGGCCACCGTGTCCTTGGGCGAGGCGCGCGTGGACGACACCGGGGGCCGGACATCTTCCGACGCGGTGATGGCCGCGGAAGACGACGCGAAGGACTTCAGGAGGAACACCAGGATGATGGTCATCATGTCCATCATCGCGGTGATGTTGAGCTCCTTCACCTCGCTGGCGGCCTCGCGCTCCTTGCGCTTCTTGCGCGCGAGGGCCCGGCGGTAGCGCATGCGCGCGAGCTGGTCGGCTTCCTCGGCGGACAGGGTCGCGGGTTCGGACATGGCTAGAGGACGCCCAGGGTGACGTCGGGGAAGAGCAGCTTGCGCTCGGCGACGGTGCCCGTCGTC
This DNA window, taken from Corallococcus coralloides DSM 2259, encodes the following:
- a CDS encoding ExbD/TolR family protein; amino-acid sequence: MSEPATLSAEEADQLARMRYRRALARKKRKEREAASEVKELNITAMMDMMTIILVFLLKSFASSSAAITASEDVRPPVSSTRASPKDTVAITITPKNILVGDKEVVRLKDGRIPESQLQGRLVAGLDAQLKKEVSKLKYIEERNPAAPFTHELSVIADKMVPYDLLLTVLYTAGENELQNYRFIVLQRDAE
- the trmFO gene encoding methylenetetrahydrofolate--tRNA-(uracil(54)-C(5))-methyltransferase (FADH(2)-oxidizing) TrmFO, whose translation is MSDVKQQRVTVIGGGLAGTECAYQLARRGVPVVLREMKPHKRSPAHKSDTLAELVCSNSLRSDNPESAIGLLHAELRALGSLVLSSADLHRVPAGDALAVEREGFSREITTRLVSGAGVEIVGGEVERLPEDGVVVVATGPLTSEALTADLERHVGTKLYFYDSIAPILSGDSIDMDIAFRQSRYGKGGGDDYLNLPMTKDEYYRFVQEVKAGQKVVPHSFEEPKYFEGCLPIEVMAERGDDTLAYGPMKPVGLKDPRTGQDPYAVVQLRMEDRAGTAWNMVGFQTRLTWGEQKRIFSTCIPGLQNADFLRMGQIHRNTFIDSPRLLAEDLSLKTERRVFFAGQVTGVEGYVESAACGYMVALAVHARLTGGAFVPPPATTALGSLYRHLTGEAHPPDHPHQPTNVIYGLFPPLSGRMKKADKRAAYSARAKQDLAAWLPLAGVVAQTEGQTSA
- a CDS encoding TraR/DksA family transcriptional regulator; its protein translation is MSRADDLLKIRGLLQERRRTTETAQAGARRELAALKDQERDPEYEEQAQAELADYTLSTLIEAQRREIMLIDAALSRMENDVFGECVDCGNEISLDRLEAMPFAIRCEEDAAIHEQETREAARHVGSLSL